One Microbacterium sp. W4I20 DNA window includes the following coding sequences:
- a CDS encoding magnesium and cobalt transport protein CorA, with translation MALIDNGVYVHGRRVETPKNLDETYRMLDAAGGTAWIGLYRPSPEEVASVAREFDLHPLAVEDALSGHQRSKVERYGDTLFAVLRPARYRDKEESIEFGELHLFVGPDFVVTIRHAESPDLAAVRRRMEANPELLAMGPEAVLYAILDEVVDGYEPIVAGLLNDIDEIEDQLFGDSDDDLLSRRIYELSREVINFQRAVHPLSGMLEWLRRGSEKYRIDEELQRSLRDVLDHTIRVNERVDSFRAILENALTVHSALVARRQTEAGLAQNDEIKKISSWAAIIFAPTLVGTVYGMNFEAMPELQWAFGYPMAIGAMAAFAVALYGVFKYKRWL, from the coding sequence ATGGCCCTCATCGACAACGGCGTGTATGTCCACGGACGTCGCGTGGAGACCCCGAAGAACCTGGACGAGACGTACCGGATGCTGGATGCCGCGGGCGGCACCGCCTGGATCGGCCTCTACCGTCCGAGCCCGGAAGAGGTCGCTTCGGTCGCACGCGAGTTCGACCTGCACCCGCTCGCCGTCGAGGATGCACTGTCGGGTCACCAGCGGTCGAAGGTCGAGCGTTACGGCGACACGCTCTTCGCGGTGCTCCGCCCTGCCCGCTACCGCGACAAGGAGGAGTCGATCGAGTTCGGCGAGCTGCACCTGTTCGTCGGGCCCGACTTCGTGGTGACGATCCGGCACGCGGAGTCGCCGGATCTCGCAGCGGTACGGCGGCGCATGGAGGCGAACCCGGAGCTGCTCGCGATGGGACCCGAGGCCGTGCTCTACGCGATCCTCGACGAGGTCGTCGACGGGTACGAGCCGATCGTCGCGGGCCTGCTGAACGACATCGACGAGATCGAGGACCAGCTCTTCGGCGACAGCGACGACGACCTGCTCTCCCGCCGCATCTACGAGCTTTCGCGCGAGGTCATCAACTTCCAGCGGGCCGTGCATCCGCTCAGCGGGATGCTGGAGTGGCTGCGCCGCGGGTCCGAGAAGTACCGCATCGACGAGGAGCTGCAGCGGTCGCTGCGCGACGTGCTCGACCACACGATCCGCGTCAACGAGCGGGTCGACTCGTTCCGGGCGATCCTCGAGAACGCGCTGACCGTGCACTCCGCCCTCGTCGCCCGGCGTCAGACCGAAGCAGGGCTCGCGCAGAACGACGAGATCAAGAAGATCTCCTCGTGGGCGGCCATCATCTTCGCGCCGACGCTCGTGGGCACCGTCTACGGCATGAACTTCGAGGCGATGCCCGAGCTGCAGTGGGCGTTCGGCTACCCGATGGCGATCGGCGCCATGGCCGCGTTCGCGGTCGCGCTGTACGGGGTGTTCAAGTACAAGAGGTGGCTCTGA
- a CDS encoding ABC transporter ATP-binding protein has protein sequence MTDAAISVRGIEKSYKDLHVLRGVDFEVERGSIFALLGSNGAGKTTIVRILSTLLTADAGTATVQGVDVAADPLGVREKISLTGQFAAVDELLTGRENLVLVAKLRHLPEAGRVADDLLATFRLTDAGARKVGTYSGGMRRRLDIAMSLVGHPEVIYLDEPTTGLDPEARIEVWDVIKELANTGTTVLLTTQYLDEAEQLADRIAILHEGRIIANGTLAELKKLLPAAKVEYVEKQPTLEEIFLTLIGPSGSGTASKEAA, from the coding sequence ATGACGGATGCAGCCATCTCGGTGCGCGGCATCGAGAAGTCCTACAAAGACCTGCACGTGCTGCGCGGCGTCGACTTCGAGGTGGAGCGGGGCTCGATCTTCGCCCTCCTCGGGTCGAACGGCGCCGGCAAGACCACGATCGTCCGCATCCTCTCCACCCTGTTGACGGCGGATGCCGGAACGGCGACGGTGCAGGGCGTGGATGTCGCGGCCGACCCGCTCGGTGTGCGCGAGAAGATCAGCCTCACCGGACAGTTCGCCGCGGTCGACGAGCTCCTCACCGGGCGCGAGAACCTGGTGCTGGTCGCGAAGCTGCGGCACCTGCCCGAGGCCGGCCGCGTGGCCGACGACCTGCTCGCGACCTTCCGGTTGACGGATGCCGGCGCCCGCAAGGTCGGCACCTACTCCGGCGGCATGCGGCGGCGGCTCGACATCGCGATGAGCCTGGTCGGACACCCCGAGGTCATCTACCTCGACGAGCCGACCACGGGCCTCGACCCCGAGGCGCGCATCGAGGTGTGGGACGTCATCAAGGAACTCGCGAACACCGGCACCACCGTGCTGCTCACCACGCAGTACCTAGACGAGGCGGAGCAGCTGGCCGACCGCATCGCGATCCTGCACGAAGGACGGATCATCGCGAACGGCACCCTCGCCGAACTGAAGAAGCTGCTCCCGGCCGCGAAAGTCGAGTACGTCGAGAAGCAGCCCACCCTCGAGGAGATCTTCCTCACCCTGATCGGCCCTTCGGGCTCAGGGACCGCATCCAAGGAGGCAGCATGA
- a CDS encoding acetylxylan esterase: protein MALTDLPLDQLRSFRPDVAEPADFDDFWARTLTQSRALATAPTVKTATTPITELIVEDLTFSGFNGEPVRAWITRPRREGPLPTVVEYLGYGGGRGLPGERLQWAAAGYVHVLMDTRGQGSGWGSGGDTPDPHGSDGATPGFMTRGIQRPDTYYYRRVFTDAVLLIDAVLQLEAVDAGRVSVTGGSQGGGISLAAAALHPSVSAAMPDVPFLCHFRRSVALTPDNPFTEVARYLGVNRGRVDEAFATLSYFDGVNFARRITAPVLFSVALMDPIVLPSSVFAAFNHCGSTDAEIEVYEFNGHEGGQAVQWLRQTDWLAARQ from the coding sequence GTGGCTCTCACCGATCTCCCTCTCGACCAGCTCCGCTCCTTCCGGCCCGACGTGGCCGAGCCCGCGGATTTCGACGACTTCTGGGCGCGCACGCTCACCCAGTCACGCGCTCTCGCGACCGCCCCGACAGTTAAGACCGCCACCACTCCGATCACCGAGCTGATCGTCGAGGACCTGACCTTCAGCGGCTTCAACGGTGAGCCCGTCCGCGCGTGGATCACTCGCCCGCGCCGGGAAGGACCGCTCCCCACGGTCGTCGAGTACCTCGGTTACGGCGGCGGTCGCGGTCTTCCGGGCGAACGCCTGCAGTGGGCGGCCGCCGGATACGTGCACGTGCTGATGGACACCCGCGGGCAGGGCAGCGGCTGGGGGTCGGGCGGAGACACCCCAGACCCGCACGGCTCAGACGGCGCGACTCCCGGGTTCATGACCCGCGGCATCCAGCGTCCTGACACCTACTACTACCGCCGCGTCTTCACCGACGCGGTCCTGCTGATCGATGCGGTGCTGCAGCTGGAGGCGGTCGACGCCGGTCGCGTCAGCGTGACCGGCGGCAGCCAGGGCGGCGGCATCAGCCTGGCCGCCGCGGCGCTGCATCCCTCCGTCTCCGCGGCGATGCCCGACGTACCGTTCCTGTGCCACTTCCGCCGGTCGGTGGCGCTCACCCCCGACAACCCGTTCACCGAGGTCGCGCGCTACCTCGGGGTGAACCGGGGTCGCGTCGACGAGGCGTTCGCGACGCTGTCGTACTTCGACGGCGTGAACTTCGCGCGCCGCATCACGGCCCCGGTGCTGTTCTCGGTGGCTCTGATGGATCCGATCGTGCTGCCGTCGAGCGTGTTCGCGGCGTTCAACCATTGCGGATCGACGGATGCCGAGATCGAGGTCTACGAGTTCAACGGGCACGAGGGCGGGCAGGCCGTGCAGTGGCTGCGCCAGACCGACTGGCTGGCTGCGCGGCAGTAG
- a CDS encoding proline/glycine betaine ABC transporter permease yields MDGFRIPLGSWVEGGVSWVKANLDGLLDVVSFVVTFLVDGLTSLLLLPYFFVVIALAALIAWLVRSWQLAIGTIISFTLIVAMGLWVPAMQTLALVLVAALVAVLIAVPLGIWSARNATVRAVLKPVLDFMQTMPAFVYLIPAIVFFSIGVVPGLVATVIFALPPGVRLTELGIRGVDSETVEAGQAFGAKPGQILRGIQLPLAMPTILAGINQVIMLALSMAVIAGMAGADGLGKMVVEAISTVNIAKGVEAGLGVVLIAVFLDRVTAALGTLGQNPASLLGVMRRRGAQRQADARATASAQVAETPETPAEEKELQNA; encoded by the coding sequence ATGGATGGTTTCCGCATTCCCCTCGGCAGCTGGGTCGAAGGCGGCGTCAGCTGGGTCAAGGCCAACCTCGACGGCCTGCTCGACGTGGTCTCGTTCGTGGTGACGTTCCTCGTCGACGGACTCACCTCGCTGCTCCTGCTCCCCTACTTCTTCGTCGTGATCGCGCTCGCCGCGCTCATCGCGTGGCTGGTGCGCTCGTGGCAGCTGGCCATCGGCACGATCATCTCGTTCACGCTGATCGTCGCGATGGGCCTCTGGGTTCCCGCGATGCAGACGCTCGCCCTCGTGCTCGTCGCCGCTCTCGTCGCGGTGCTGATCGCCGTGCCGCTCGGCATCTGGTCGGCGCGCAACGCGACCGTGCGCGCCGTGCTCAAGCCGGTGCTCGACTTCATGCAGACAATGCCCGCGTTCGTGTACCTGATCCCCGCGATCGTGTTCTTCAGCATTGGCGTCGTCCCCGGACTGGTCGCGACGGTCATCTTCGCGCTGCCTCCGGGCGTGCGACTGACTGAGCTCGGCATCCGCGGAGTCGACTCCGAGACCGTCGAGGCGGGTCAGGCCTTCGGTGCGAAGCCGGGGCAGATCCTGCGCGGCATCCAGCTTCCGCTCGCGATGCCGACGATCCTCGCCGGTATCAACCAGGTCATCATGCTCGCGCTCTCCATGGCGGTCATCGCCGGGATGGCGGGAGCCGACGGCCTCGGGAAGATGGTCGTCGAGGCCATCTCGACCGTGAACATCGCGAAGGGTGTGGAGGCCGGTCTCGGCGTCGTCCTGATCGCCGTCTTCCTCGACCGCGTCACCGCGGCGCTCGGAACCCTGGGGCAGAACCCGGCATCCCTGCTGGGCGTGATGCGTCGTCGGGGCGCGCAGCGTCAGGCGGATGCTCGAGCGACAGCATCCGCACAGGTCGCAGAGACACCCGAGACGCCCGCCGAAGAGAAGGAGCTCCAGAATGCGTAA
- a CDS encoding glycine betaine/L-proline ABC transporter ATP-binding protein produces the protein MSEIALEARNLYKVFGKNPSQAVRRLKAGESRTAVTDAGTAAVIDASFTVNRGEIFVIMGLSGSGKSTIIRMLNGLHDATSGTVTVNDDPITGIPSGRLREIRRDRISMVFQHFALLPHRTVAANVAYPLELKGVDRSTRLAKAEEILTLVGLDGLGEKMPSELSGGMQQRVGIARALAADSDILLMDEAFSALDPLIRREMQEQLLELQAKLQKTIVFITHDLNEAMFLGDRIAVMRDGRIVQIGTPEDILTDPANDYVEQFVQDVDRARVLTAANVMERPRPVVPHTAGPRTALRQMRDSYMSATYVVGRDRQLVGVVTDRDAVKLVRQGVTTLDSIMKPVLQSVREDEVLMNLFVPAVESPVPLAVVDAEGRLTGVIPRVTLLAALGPGPGATEEITLPLMPMPQAEIDAVLDDGWTADVPPADPTSGSGTEMNEDVR, from the coding sequence GTGTCCGAAATCGCACTTGAAGCGCGCAATCTGTACAAGGTGTTCGGGAAGAATCCGAGCCAGGCAGTCCGTCGGCTGAAGGCCGGTGAGTCCCGCACCGCCGTCACCGACGCGGGCACCGCCGCCGTCATCGACGCCAGTTTCACCGTCAACCGCGGTGAGATCTTCGTCATCATGGGACTGTCCGGATCGGGCAAGTCCACCATCATCCGGATGCTGAACGGCCTGCACGACGCCACCTCCGGCACCGTGACGGTGAACGACGATCCGATCACCGGCATCCCGAGCGGGCGGCTGCGCGAGATCCGCCGGGATCGCATCTCGATGGTGTTCCAGCACTTCGCCCTGCTGCCGCACCGGACGGTGGCCGCGAACGTGGCGTATCCGCTCGAGCTGAAGGGCGTCGACAGGTCCACGCGCCTGGCCAAGGCGGAGGAGATCCTCACGCTCGTCGGCCTCGACGGGCTCGGCGAGAAGATGCCGTCCGAACTCTCCGGCGGCATGCAGCAGCGCGTCGGCATCGCCCGTGCGCTCGCCGCCGACAGCGACATCCTGCTCATGGACGAGGCGTTCAGCGCGCTCGACCCTCTGATCCGCCGCGAGATGCAGGAGCAGCTGCTCGAACTGCAGGCGAAGCTGCAGAAGACCATCGTCTTCATCACGCACGATCTCAACGAGGCGATGTTCCTCGGGGATCGGATCGCTGTGATGCGCGACGGCCGGATCGTGCAGATCGGCACACCCGAGGACATCCTCACCGACCCCGCGAACGATTACGTCGAGCAGTTCGTGCAGGACGTCGACCGTGCTCGCGTGCTCACCGCCGCGAACGTCATGGAGCGTCCGCGCCCGGTCGTGCCCCACACCGCCGGACCCCGTACCGCTCTCCGCCAGATGCGCGACTCCTACATGTCGGCGACGTACGTCGTCGGCCGCGACCGGCAGCTCGTCGGCGTGGTCACCGACCGCGATGCCGTCAAGCTCGTGCGTCAGGGCGTCACGACCCTCGACTCGATCATGAAGCCGGTGCTGCAGAGCGTCCGCGAGGACGAGGTGCTGATGAACCTGTTCGTCCCCGCCGTCGAGTCCCCCGTGCCGCTGGCGGTGGTGGATGCCGAGGGGCGGCTCACGGGTGTGATTCCGCGTGTGACCCTGCTGGCAGCCCTCGGCCCCGGCCCCGGTGCCACCGAGGAGATCACCCTTCCGCTGATGCCCATGCCGCAGGCCGAGATCGACGCCGTGCTCGATGACGGGTGGACGGCTGACGTGCCGCCGGCCGATCCGACGTCGGGCTCAGGAACCGAAATGAATGAGGACGTGCGCTGA
- a CDS encoding lipase maturation factor family protein — translation MDGFAAVDFGFAREVLQRGIAALYLVAFVSTLNQFRALLGERGLLPAPALLDWIRQNPERRRMLHPTLFSRVGYTDQRLAILCWLGIVVAATLVVGIPQWGPPWVPMLCFLALWLGYMSVVSIGQTFYSFGWEMLLLECGFLAAFLGSRDQHPPTVVIVLFWWLVFRLEFGAGMIKIRGGREWRDLTAMTFHHETQPMPGPLSRQAHLLPRWFHRAEVVGNHFAQLIVPFFLFVPLLSLWIPHDWAPELVEGPQVVGAAASVIVIATQVWLIVTGNFAWLNWATVVIAFAGIGLPSTAGRAEEDIPLSWVIVTSAVGALYLVLSWPSLRNLFARRQLMNASFNRWQLANAYGAFGTVTKERIELVVEGSASEDGDDWREYEFTGKPGDVRRMPRQFAPYHLRLDWLMWFLPLGRSLDDWFTVFLVRLLEADAATLALLRVDPFEGEPPRWVRVVSYRYRFTTRVEKRASGARWVRSDRREVLGPLGLG, via the coding sequence GTGGACGGGTTCGCGGCGGTCGACTTCGGGTTCGCCCGCGAGGTCTTGCAGCGGGGCATCGCGGCGCTGTACCTCGTCGCGTTCGTCTCGACGCTGAACCAGTTCCGTGCGCTGCTGGGCGAGCGCGGGCTGCTCCCGGCGCCGGCGCTCCTCGACTGGATCCGGCAGAACCCGGAGCGACGGCGGATGCTGCATCCGACGCTGTTCTCGCGCGTCGGCTACACCGACCAACGGCTCGCGATACTGTGCTGGCTGGGGATCGTGGTCGCCGCGACCCTGGTGGTCGGCATCCCGCAGTGGGGCCCGCCGTGGGTGCCGATGCTGTGCTTCCTCGCGCTGTGGCTCGGGTACATGTCGGTCGTCAGCATCGGGCAGACGTTCTACTCGTTCGGGTGGGAGATGCTGCTGCTCGAGTGCGGATTCCTCGCCGCGTTCCTCGGGTCGCGCGACCAGCATCCGCCCACCGTCGTGATCGTGCTGTTCTGGTGGCTGGTGTTCCGGCTCGAGTTCGGCGCCGGGATGATCAAGATCCGCGGCGGGCGCGAGTGGCGCGATCTCACCGCGATGACGTTCCACCACGAGACGCAGCCGATGCCCGGACCGTTGAGCCGGCAGGCGCATCTGCTGCCGCGGTGGTTCCATCGGGCCGAGGTCGTCGGCAACCACTTCGCGCAGCTGATCGTGCCGTTCTTCCTCTTCGTTCCGCTGCTGTCGCTCTGGATTCCCCACGACTGGGCCCCTGAGCTCGTCGAAGGGCCGCAGGTGGTCGGTGCCGCGGCATCCGTCATCGTGATCGCGACGCAGGTGTGGCTCATCGTCACCGGGAACTTCGCGTGGTTGAACTGGGCGACGGTCGTGATCGCGTTCGCCGGCATCGGGCTACCGTCGACTGCAGGACGCGCCGAGGAGGACATCCCTCTCTCCTGGGTCATCGTCACGTCCGCCGTCGGCGCGCTCTACCTCGTGCTGAGCTGGCCTTCCCTGCGGAATCTGTTCGCGCGGCGCCAGCTCATGAACGCGAGCTTCAACCGCTGGCAGCTCGCCAATGCGTACGGTGCGTTCGGCACGGTCACGAAGGAGCGCATCGAGCTCGTCGTGGAGGGGTCTGCGTCGGAGGATGGCGATGACTGGCGCGAGTACGAGTTCACAGGCAAGCCGGGCGACGTGCGCCGGATGCCGCGGCAGTTCGCGCCGTACCATCTGCGGCTCGACTGGCTGATGTGGTTCCTGCCGCTCGGCCGCTCGCTCGACGACTGGTTCACGGTGTTCCTGGTGCGGCTGCTCGAGGCGGACGCTGCCACCCTCGCGTTGCTGCGCGTCGATCCGTTCGAGGGTGAACCGCCCCGATGGGTGCGCGTGGTGTCGTACCGCTACCGCTTCACGACGCGGGTGGAGAAGCGGGCGTCGGGTGCACGCTGGGTGCGGTCCGACCGGCGCGAGGTGCTCGGGCCGCTCGGGCTGGGCTGA
- a CDS encoding DUF1048 domain-containing protein — MAAKWIEAITGSLEEKKQYKQAQARINALPEPYREMAKAQQRYNMYYGGVTDGDTIVKMFLDIADLWERAAIDGTPVAAIVGDDPVEFAENYAAAYGGRQWIDKERARLIKAFDDAKQKEES, encoded by the coding sequence ATGGCCGCGAAGTGGATCGAAGCGATCACCGGATCCCTCGAAGAGAAGAAGCAGTACAAGCAGGCGCAGGCCCGCATCAACGCCCTGCCGGAGCCGTACCGCGAGATGGCGAAGGCACAGCAGCGCTACAACATGTACTACGGCGGCGTCACCGACGGCGACACGATCGTGAAGATGTTCCTCGACATCGCCGACCTGTGGGAGCGCGCCGCGATCGACGGCACCCCGGTCGCAGCGATCGTCGGCGACGACCCCGTCGAGTTCGCCGAGAACTACGCGGCGGCCTACGGCGGACGCCAGTGGATCGACAAGGAGCGCGCGCGCCTCATCAAGGCGTTCGACGACGCGAAGCAGAAGGAGGAATCATGA
- a CDS encoding cytochrome C5, with product MTSPLLDSLLARIVDSGMLDEPVAENGLIYGRASIDAAGTVVTVNVDPELEDEPDELDEDALVEAVSRILSVGESRWRDIIDEVADDIDEAVDDEPVIEQVDLRDDLEATSVVVFADAALIAFDAPKQFPDSRILVQLDEDLEVANIEVRDRDGAEKFDGIEELLDQISGPDED from the coding sequence ATGACCTCGCCCCTTCTCGACAGCCTCCTCGCCCGCATCGTCGACAGCGGAATGCTGGATGAACCGGTGGCCGAGAACGGGTTGATCTACGGCCGCGCGAGCATCGACGCCGCCGGCACCGTGGTGACCGTCAACGTCGACCCCGAGCTCGAGGACGAACCCGACGAGCTCGATGAGGACGCGCTGGTCGAGGCGGTCTCCCGCATCCTCTCGGTGGGTGAATCGCGGTGGCGCGACATCATCGACGAGGTCGCCGACGACATCGACGAGGCGGTCGATGACGAGCCCGTGATCGAGCAGGTCGATCTGCGCGACGACCTCGAGGCCACCTCGGTCGTCGTGTTCGCCGACGCGGCGCTGATCGCGTTCGACGCCCCGAAGCAGTTCCCCGATTCCCGCATCCTCGTGCAGCTCGACGAGGATCTCGAGGTCGCGAACATCGAGGTGCGGGATCGCGACGGCGCCGAGAAGTTCGACGGCATCGAGGAACTGCTCGACCAGATCAGCGGGCCCGACGAGGACTGA
- a CDS encoding VOC family protein: MTAFQTAHAFSGFSVDSIEAARTFYGDTLGMDVDTNAMGFLSIRLPEGGTIFVYPKPDHTPASYTILNFPVDDVEAAVDELNARGVVTKIYSDPDMGTDTKGISHGEPGKGPDIAWFKDPAGNVLSVLAG, translated from the coding sequence ATGACCGCTTTCCAGACCGCGCACGCTTTCAGCGGGTTCAGCGTCGACTCGATCGAGGCTGCCCGGACCTTCTACGGCGACACTCTCGGCATGGACGTCGACACGAACGCCATGGGATTCCTCAGCATCCGGCTGCCCGAGGGCGGGACGATCTTCGTCTACCCGAAGCCGGACCACACCCCGGCGAGCTACACGATCCTGAACTTCCCCGTCGACGACGTCGAGGCGGCGGTCGACGAGCTCAACGCCCGCGGCGTCGTGACCAAGATCTACAGCGACCCCGACATGGGCACTGACACGAAGGGCATCTCTCACGGCGAGCCCGGTAAGGGACCCGACATCGCCTGGTTCAAGGATCCCGCCGGGAACGTGCTCTCGGTGCTCGCCGGCTGA
- a CDS encoding PadR family transcriptional regulator, with product MGKQMTEMLKGTLEGIVLALLAEQPAYGYEITTRVRDHGFTDIAEGTIYALLVRIEQKNLVDVEKVPSEKGPPRKVYTLNAAGTQELEDFWNTWDFLKSRIEQLNTNTRNNTEIKEN from the coding sequence ATGGGCAAGCAGATGACCGAGATGCTCAAGGGCACTCTCGAGGGCATCGTTCTGGCCCTCCTCGCCGAGCAGCCCGCGTACGGGTACGAGATCACGACACGGGTGCGCGACCACGGGTTCACCGATATCGCCGAGGGCACGATCTACGCACTCCTCGTGCGCATCGAGCAGAAGAACCTCGTCGACGTCGAGAAGGTGCCGAGCGAGAAGGGGCCGCCCCGCAAGGTGTACACGCTGAACGCGGCGGGCACGCAGGAGCTCGAGGACTTCTGGAACACCTGGGACTTCCTCAAGTCCCGCATCGAACAGCTGAACACGAACACCAGGAACAACACCGAGATCAAGGAGAACTGA